One genomic window of Muntiacus reevesi chromosome 4, mMunRee1.1, whole genome shotgun sequence includes the following:
- the TAC3 gene encoding tachykinin-3 has protein sequence MRSALLFAVILALSSARSLGAVCEESQEQVAPGGGLSRKDSNLYQLPPSLLRRLYDSHVVSLDGLLKMLSKASVGPKESPLPRKRDMHDFFVGLMGKRNLQADTPVDINQENTPSFGTFKYPRSVE, from the exons ATGCGGAGTGCCCTGCTGTTTGCAGTCATCCTGGCCCTCAGCTCGGCTCGCAGTCTCGGTGCGGTCTGTGAGGAGTCCCAGGAGCAGGTGGCGCCCGGTGGGGGTCTCAGCAGG AAGGACTCAAATCTCTACCAGCTGCCCCCATCATTGCTCCGGAGACTCTATGATAGCCACGTGGTCTCCCTGGATGGATTGCTCAAGATGCTGAGCAAGGCCAGCGTAG GTCCGAAGGAGTCGCCACTTCCCCGAAAGC GTGACATGCATGACTTCTTTGTGGGTCTCATGGGCAAGAGGAACCTCCAGGCAG ACACTCCTGTTGATATAAACCAAGAAAACACCCCCAGCTTTGGCACCTTCAAGTACCCCCGCAGTGTGGAATGA